In one Cronobacter dublinensis subsp. dublinensis LMG 23823 genomic region, the following are encoded:
- a CDS encoding xylose ABC transporter ATP-binding protein, translating into MPYLLEMKNITKAFGAVKAVDNVSLALAPGEVMSLCGENGSGKSTLMKVLCGIYPWGSYEGEITFAGEPLTATHIRDTERKGIAIIHQELALVKNLTVLENIFLGAEITRHGVLDYDAMTLRCEKLLAQVSLFISPHTRTGDLGLGQQQLVEIAKALNKQVRLLVLDEPTASLTEQETALLLDIIRDLQQHGIACIYISHKLNEVKAISDTICVIRDGKPVGTRPAAQMSEEEIIAMMVGRELTALYPSEPHSPGEEILRVENLTAWHPVNRHIQRVSDLSFSLRRGEILGIAGLVGAGRTEAMQCLFGVWPGRWQGSVFIDGEPVTIRNCQQAIAHGIAMVPEDRKKDGIVPVMAVGQNITLAALDQFSGPLSTLDAAAEQQCILDSLQRLKVKTASPMLAIGRLSGGNQQKAILARCLLLNPRILILDEPTRGIDIGAKYEIYKLINQLVQQGIAVIVISSELPEVLGLSDRVLVMHEGRLKANLINHQLTQEQVMEAALRSDRHVEKQPV; encoded by the coding sequence ATGCCTTATTTACTCGAAATGAAAAACATCACCAAAGCCTTTGGCGCGGTAAAAGCGGTGGATAACGTGTCGCTCGCGCTGGCCCCTGGCGAAGTGATGTCGCTGTGCGGTGAAAACGGCTCCGGCAAATCTACGCTGATGAAAGTGCTCTGCGGGATCTACCCCTGGGGCAGCTATGAAGGTGAAATCACGTTTGCCGGCGAGCCGCTCACGGCCACGCATATCCGTGATACCGAACGTAAAGGTATCGCGATCATTCACCAGGAACTGGCGCTGGTGAAAAACCTGACGGTGCTGGAAAACATCTTTCTGGGCGCGGAAATCACGCGTCACGGCGTGCTGGATTACGACGCCATGACGCTGCGCTGCGAAAAACTGCTGGCGCAGGTGAGCCTGTTTATTTCGCCGCATACCCGCACGGGCGATCTCGGGCTTGGGCAACAACAACTGGTGGAGATAGCCAAAGCGCTCAATAAACAGGTGCGCCTGCTGGTGCTGGATGAGCCGACGGCTTCACTCACCGAGCAAGAAACCGCGCTACTGCTGGATATCATCCGCGACCTGCAACAGCACGGCATCGCCTGTATTTATATCTCCCACAAGCTGAACGAGGTGAAAGCTATCTCTGACACCATCTGTGTTATCAGGGACGGCAAACCTGTCGGCACGCGGCCTGCCGCGCAGATGAGCGAAGAAGAGATCATCGCCATGATGGTGGGCCGTGAACTGACGGCCCTTTACCCGAGCGAGCCCCACAGCCCCGGTGAGGAAATTCTGCGCGTTGAAAACCTGACGGCCTGGCACCCGGTTAACCGTCATATCCAGCGCGTCAGCGATCTCTCTTTTTCACTGCGGCGCGGAGAGATTCTCGGCATCGCCGGGCTGGTCGGCGCCGGACGTACCGAGGCAATGCAGTGCCTGTTCGGCGTTTGGCCGGGGCGCTGGCAGGGCAGCGTTTTTATCGACGGCGAGCCGGTGACTATCCGCAACTGCCAGCAGGCTATCGCGCACGGTATCGCGATGGTGCCGGAGGACCGCAAGAAAGATGGCATCGTGCCGGTGATGGCGGTCGGGCAAAATATCACGCTTGCCGCGCTGGACCAGTTTAGCGGGCCGCTAAGCACGCTGGATGCCGCAGCGGAGCAGCAGTGCATTCTCGATTCGCTGCAACGGTTAAAAGTGAAAACCGCCTCGCCGATGCTGGCCATTGGCCGCCTGAGCGGCGGTAATCAGCAGAAAGCCATTCTGGCGCGCTGTCTGTTGCTCAATCCGCGCATTCTTATCCTGGATGAGCCGACGCGCGGCATCGATATCGGCGCGAAATATGAAATTTACAAACTCATCAACCAGCTGGTGCAGCAGGGCATCGCCGTCATCGTTATTTCATCGGAGCTGCCAGAGGTGCTTGGCCTGAGCGACCGGGTACTGGTGATGCATGAAGGCCGACTTAAAGCCAATTTAATCAACCATCAGCTGACGCAGGAACAGGTGATGGAAGCCGCACTAAGGAGCGACCGCCATGTCGAAAAGCAACCCGTCTGA
- the xylH gene encoding xylose ABC transporter permease XylH has protein sequence MSKSNPSEIKLAAPSAPQPVSFRALTKINFQVFVMIAAIVAIMLFFTLMTEGAYLSARNISNLLRQTAITGILAVGMVFVIISAEIDLSVGSMMGLLGGAAAIFDVWLGWPLPLTIVVTLLLGLLLGAWNGWWVAYRKVPSFIVTLAGMLAFRGVLIGITNGTTVSPTSPAMSQIGQSYLPGGVGFGIGALGLALFIFWQWRGRMRRQALGLTSTASTAVAGKQALTAVIVLGAIWLLNDYRGVPTPVLILTFLLLAGMFMALHTAFGRRIYAIGGNIDAARLSGINVERTKLAVFAINGLMVAIAGLILSSRLGAGSPSAGNIAELDAIAACVIGGTSLAGGVGSVAGAVMGAFIMASLDNGMSMMDVPTFWQYIVKGAILLLAVWMDSATRRRV, from the coding sequence ATGTCGAAAAGCAACCCGTCTGAAATCAAGCTGGCCGCGCCGTCAGCCCCGCAGCCGGTATCCTTCCGCGCCCTGACTAAAATCAACTTTCAGGTATTCGTGATGATCGCCGCCATCGTGGCCATCATGCTTTTTTTCACCCTGATGACAGAAGGCGCGTATCTGAGCGCGCGTAACATCTCTAACCTGCTGCGCCAGACCGCGATCACCGGCATTCTGGCGGTGGGCATGGTGTTCGTCATTATCTCAGCGGAAATCGATCTCTCCGTCGGCTCAATGATGGGCCTGTTGGGCGGCGCGGCGGCGATTTTCGACGTCTGGCTGGGCTGGCCGCTGCCGCTGACCATTGTCGTTACGCTGCTGCTCGGCCTGCTGCTGGGAGCCTGGAACGGCTGGTGGGTGGCATACCGGAAAGTCCCGTCGTTTATCGTCACGCTGGCGGGCATGCTGGCGTTTCGCGGCGTGCTGATTGGCATCACAAACGGCACAACGGTTTCGCCCACCAGCCCGGCAATGTCGCAGATAGGCCAGAGCTATCTGCCAGGCGGCGTTGGCTTTGGTATCGGCGCGCTGGGGCTGGCGCTGTTTATCTTCTGGCAGTGGCGCGGCCGGATGCGGCGTCAGGCGCTTGGATTAACGTCCACCGCGTCAACGGCCGTCGCGGGCAAGCAGGCGCTGACGGCCGTCATTGTGCTGGGTGCCATCTGGCTGCTGAACGATTATCGCGGCGTCCCTACCCCGGTGTTGATCCTGACCTTCCTGCTGCTGGCGGGCATGTTTATGGCGCTACATACCGCGTTTGGCCGTCGTATTTACGCGATCGGCGGGAATATCGACGCCGCAAGGCTTTCGGGCATCAATGTCGAGCGCACCAAGCTTGCGGTGTTTGCGATAAATGGCCTGATGGTGGCGATTGCCGGCCTGATTTTAAGCTCACGGCTTGGCGCGGGCTCGCCGTCGGCGGGTAATATCGCCGAACTGGACGCCATCGCCGCCTGCGTCATCGGCGGCACCAGCCTTGCGGGCGGCGTCGGGAGCGTGGCGGGCGCGGTAATGGGCGCCTTTATTATGGCGTCGCTTGATAACGGCATGAGCATGATGGACGTCCCCACTTTCTGGCAATACATCGTCAAAGGCGCGATTTTACTGCTGGCGGTTTGGATGGATTCCGCCACGCGAAGACGCGTATAA
- the xylR gene encoding D-xylose utilization transcriptional activator XylR (D-xylose enhances binding of XylR to the xyl promoter and activates transcription.) produces MFEKRHRITLLFNANKAYDRQVVEGVGEYLQASQSEWDIFMEEDFRTRIENIREWLGDGVIADFDDPEIEQLLKDVQVPIVGVGGSYHRPEHYPPVHYIATDNHALVESAFLHLKEKGVHRFAFYGLPSSSGKRWAAEREHAFSELVAREKYRGVIYQGLETAPENWQHAQNRLSDWLQTLPPQTGIIAVTDARARHLLQVCEHLHIPVPEKLCVIGIDNEELTRYLSRVALSSVAQGTRQMGYQAAKLLHRLLDNENLPLQRVLVPPARVVERRSTDYRSLHDPAVIQAMHYIRNHACKGIKVEQVLDAVGISRSNLEKRFKEEVGETIHAVIHAEKLEKARSLLISTSLSINEISQMCGYPSLQYFYSVFKKEYDATPKDYRDRFSEVII; encoded by the coding sequence ATGTTTGAAAAGCGTCATCGCATTACGCTGCTGTTCAACGCCAACAAAGCTTATGACCGCCAGGTAGTGGAAGGCGTTGGTGAGTACTTGCAGGCTTCACAGTCGGAGTGGGATATCTTCATGGAAGAGGATTTCCGCACCCGGATTGAGAATATCAGGGAATGGCTTGGCGACGGCGTTATCGCCGACTTTGACGATCCGGAAATCGAGCAGTTGCTGAAAGATGTGCAGGTGCCGATTGTCGGCGTCGGCGGCTCTTATCATCGGCCAGAGCATTATCCGCCGGTGCACTACATCGCGACAGACAACCATGCGCTGGTAGAGAGCGCGTTTTTACATCTCAAAGAGAAAGGGGTACACCGTTTCGCTTTTTATGGGCTGCCTTCTTCCAGCGGTAAACGCTGGGCCGCCGAGCGCGAACACGCCTTCAGTGAACTGGTGGCGCGTGAAAAATATCGCGGCGTCATTTATCAGGGGCTGGAGACCGCGCCGGAAAACTGGCAGCACGCGCAGAACCGGCTCTCTGACTGGCTGCAAACACTACCGCCGCAAACTGGCATTATCGCGGTGACGGACGCGCGAGCGCGTCATTTGTTACAGGTATGCGAGCATCTGCATATTCCGGTGCCGGAAAAGCTCTGCGTTATCGGCATCGATAACGAAGAACTGACCCGCTATCTTTCGCGCGTGGCGCTCTCGTCCGTGGCACAGGGAACGCGCCAGATGGGGTATCAGGCCGCAAAACTCTTGCATCGCCTTCTGGATAACGAAAATCTGCCGCTGCAACGCGTACTGGTGCCGCCCGCGCGAGTCGTGGAAAGGCGCTCCACCGATTACCGCTCACTGCACGATCCTGCCGTCATACAGGCGATGCACTACATCCGCAATCACGCCTGTAAAGGCATTAAAGTCGAGCAGGTGCTTGATGCGGTAGGCATCTCTCGCTCAAACCTTGAGAAGCGCTTCAAAGAGGAAGTGGGCGAGACTATTCACGCCGTGATACACGCCGAGAAGCTGGAAAAAGCGCGCAGCCTGCTTATCTCTACTTCACTGAGCATTAACGAAATTTCTCAAATGTGCGGCTATCCGTCACTGCAATATTTCTATTCCGTATTTAAAAAAGAGTATGACGCGACGCCGAAAGATTATCGCGACAGATTCAGTGAAGTGATCATATAG
- a CDS encoding protein bax, translating to MISTSIRRLGAALCMLGTLAFSGEVLATQHTTKKSHTVHIKKTSGKKLASSKKEYSRNSVISGSLPDLRKYPSGTPRKKAFLRTVMPYITSQNAAISAERNWLISKQYDAQWSPSERARLKDIAQRYKVKWNGNTRRVPWNTLLERVDIIPASMVATMAAAESGWGTSKLARNNNNLFGMKCGSKRCNNAPGKVKGYSTFNSVKESVNAYAVNLNTHPAYASFRKSRLQLRKADQEVTASNMIHKLKGYSTKGKSYNNYLFAMYQDNQHLLATN from the coding sequence ATGATATCGACTTCAATTCGACGATTAGGGGCGGCGCTGTGTATGTTAGGCACCCTGGCATTTTCGGGTGAAGTGCTGGCAACACAGCACACGACGAAAAAGAGCCACACAGTCCATATTAAAAAGACAAGCGGTAAAAAACTGGCAAGCAGTAAAAAAGAGTATTCTCGCAATAGTGTAATAAGTGGTTCACTGCCTGATTTGCGAAAATACCCTTCCGGAACACCACGGAAAAAAGCGTTTCTCCGGACCGTCATGCCTTACATTACCAGCCAGAATGCTGCGATTTCGGCTGAGCGTAACTGGCTCATTTCAAAGCAGTATGACGCCCAGTGGTCGCCGTCAGAGCGCGCGCGCCTGAAAGATATCGCGCAGCGCTATAAGGTGAAATGGAACGGCAATACGCGCCGCGTACCGTGGAATACGCTGCTTGAGCGCGTCGACATTATTCCTGCCAGCATGGTCGCGACGATGGCGGCGGCGGAAAGCGGCTGGGGTACGTCGAAACTTGCTCGTAACAATAACAATCTGTTCGGCATGAAATGCGGCAGCAAGCGTTGTAATAACGCACCCGGGAAAGTGAAAGGGTATTCTACCTTTAACTCTGTTAAAGAATCCGTTAATGCGTATGCGGTAAATCTCAATACGCATCCGGCTTATGCCTCTTTCCGTAAATCCCGCCTGCAGCTTCGTAAAGCGGACCAGGAAGTCACCGCCAGCAATATGATCCACAAGCTGAAAGGCTATTCCACCAAAGGGAAAAGCTATAACAATTACCTGTTTGCTATGTATCAGGATAATCAACACCTGCTGGCAACCAACTAA
- a CDS encoding alpha-amylase, which produces MNLSPLALFLLPAIALAQWSAPGLPTFQEQTPGVFVSKGALKKGADPLRLTLDNACWQPAGPVRLNQMLSLKPCAEPTPEWRRFRDGNYQVQIDTRSGTPTLMLSVEQEGEKAAADVVRQCPKWDGKPLTVAVKETFPEGSKVRDFYSGNIATVTQGKITLTPAPGSNGLLLLERAESSAQAAFNWHNATVYFVLTDRFVNGDPTNDNSYGRHKDGMQEIGTFHGGDLKGLASKLDYLQTLGVNALWISSPLEQIHGWVGGGTKGDFPHYAYHGYYPQDWTKLDANMGTPDDLRQLVDEAHRRGIRVLFDVVMNHAGYATLADMQEFQFGALYLKGDELKKTLGERWTDWRPGPGQSWHSFNDYINFSDKAAWDKWWGKKWIRTDIGDYDSPGFDDLTMSLAFLPDLKTESTQPSGLPHFYQHKPDTAAQSIDGATPRDYLTRWLSQWVRDYGIDGFRVDTAKHVEQAAWQQLKNEASAALVDWKAKNPTKKIDDAPFWMTGESWGHGVMQSDYYRHGFDAMINFDYQEQAAKAADCLAYIDPTWQQMAGKLQSFNVLSYLSSHDTRLFREGGPRAAELLLLAPGAVQIYYGDESERPSGPGGSDPLQGTRSDMNWQDLTGKSAATLAHWQKIGQFRARHPAIGGGKQTTLSLSQGYGFVRQQGDDAVMVIWAGQQ; this is translated from the coding sequence ATGAACCTCTCCCCTCTCGCACTGTTCTTACTGCCGGCTATCGCGCTCGCGCAGTGGTCTGCCCCCGGCCTTCCCACGTTTCAGGAACAGACGCCAGGCGTGTTTGTCAGCAAAGGCGCGCTGAAAAAAGGCGCAGATCCGCTGCGCCTGACGCTTGATAACGCCTGCTGGCAACCCGCCGGGCCAGTCAGGCTCAACCAGATGCTCTCGCTTAAGCCGTGCGCTGAGCCGACGCCCGAGTGGCGACGCTTTCGCGACGGCAATTATCAGGTGCAGATAGACACGCGCTCCGGCACGCCGACACTCATGCTGAGCGTGGAGCAGGAAGGCGAAAAAGCGGCGGCGGACGTTGTGCGCCAGTGTCCGAAATGGGACGGTAAACCGCTCACCGTGGCCGTCAAAGAGACGTTCCCCGAAGGCAGCAAGGTGCGCGATTTCTACAGCGGTAACATCGCCACGGTCACGCAGGGGAAAATCACCCTCACGCCCGCACCCGGCAGCAACGGGCTTCTGCTGCTGGAACGCGCCGAATCCAGCGCGCAGGCCGCGTTCAACTGGCACAACGCCACCGTCTATTTCGTCCTCACCGACCGCTTCGTTAATGGCGATCCGACTAACGACAACAGCTATGGCCGTCACAAAGACGGTATGCAGGAGATAGGCACCTTTCACGGCGGCGATCTCAAGGGCCTTGCCAGCAAGCTGGATTATCTGCAAACGCTTGGCGTTAACGCGCTATGGATAAGCTCGCCGCTGGAGCAGATCCACGGCTGGGTAGGCGGCGGCACGAAAGGCGATTTTCCGCATTACGCTTATCACGGCTACTACCCGCAGGACTGGACAAAACTCGATGCCAATATGGGCACCCCGGACGATTTACGCCAGTTGGTGGATGAGGCGCACCGGCGCGGCATTCGCGTGTTGTTCGATGTGGTCATGAACCACGCGGGCTACGCCACGCTCGCCGATATGCAGGAATTTCAGTTCGGCGCGCTCTACCTGAAAGGCGACGAGCTGAAAAAAACGCTGGGCGAGCGCTGGACGGACTGGCGTCCGGGGCCGGGCCAGAGCTGGCACAGCTTTAATGATTACATTAATTTCAGCGACAAAGCCGCATGGGATAAATGGTGGGGTAAAAAATGGATCCGCACGGATATTGGCGACTATGACAGTCCCGGCTTTGACGACCTCACGATGTCGCTCGCCTTTTTACCCGATCTGAAAACCGAATCGACCCAGCCCTCCGGCCTGCCGCATTTTTATCAGCACAAACCTGATACCGCTGCGCAGTCCATCGACGGCGCTACCCCGCGCGATTATCTGACGCGCTGGCTCAGTCAGTGGGTGCGCGATTACGGCATTGACGGTTTCCGTGTCGATACCGCAAAACATGTGGAGCAGGCGGCCTGGCAGCAGCTTAAAAATGAAGCCAGCGCCGCGCTCGTCGACTGGAAAGCGAAAAACCCCACGAAGAAAATCGATGACGCGCCGTTCTGGATGACCGGTGAATCCTGGGGCCACGGCGTAATGCAGAGCGATTACTATCGCCACGGCTTCGATGCGATGATCAATTTCGATTATCAGGAGCAGGCGGCAAAAGCCGCCGACTGTCTGGCGTATATCGACCCGACCTGGCAGCAGATGGCCGGGAAACTCCAGAGCTTCAACGTGCTGAGCTATCTCTCCTCTCATGACACCCGCCTGTTCCGCGAAGGCGGACCGCGCGCGGCAGAGCTCCTGCTACTCGCCCCTGGCGCCGTGCAAATCTATTACGGTGACGAGAGCGAGCGGCCTTCAGGGCCTGGCGGATCGGATCCGCTCCAGGGCACGCGATCGGATATGAACTGGCAGGATCTCACCGGAAAAAGCGCGGCAACGCTCGCGCACTGGCAAAAGATAGGGCAGTTCCGCGCGCGTCACCCGGCCATTGGCGGCGGCAAACAGACCACGCTTTCGCTCAGCCAGGGCTACGGCTTTGTACGTCAGCAAGGCGATGACGCCGTTATGGTTATCTGGGCGGGTCAACAGTAA
- the avtA gene encoding valine--pyruvate transaminase, with protein sequence MTFSLFGDKFTRHAGITRLMEDLNDGLRTPGAIMLGGGNPAQIPAMNAYFQALLASMLESGKVTDALCNYDGPRGKSELLVALAGMLRNEFGWDVEPQNIALTNGSQSAFFYLFNLFAGRQADGTSKKVLFPLAPEYIGYADSGLEDDLFVSARPNIELLPEGQFKYHVDFEHLHIGPETGMICVSRPTNPTGNVITDDELIKLDALANQHNIPLVIDNAYGLPFPGIIFSEARPLWNPNIILCMSLSKLGLPGSRCGIIIGNEKVISAISNMNGIISLAPGGIGPAMACEMIKRNDLLRLSQDVIKPFYQQRVQETIATIRRYLSPERCLIHKPEGAIFLWLWFKDLPITTELLYQRLKKRGVLMVPGDFFFPGLDKPWPHTHQCMRMNYVPEPEKIEAGVKILAEEIERAWQEAGQ encoded by the coding sequence ATGACGTTTTCACTTTTCGGCGATAAATTTACCCGCCATGCAGGCATTACGCGCCTCATGGAGGATCTCAACGACGGATTACGCACCCCTGGCGCTATCATGCTGGGCGGCGGAAACCCGGCACAAATCCCGGCGATGAATGCCTATTTCCAGGCGCTGCTGGCCTCGATGCTGGAAAGCGGCAAAGTCACTGATGCGCTTTGCAATTATGATGGTCCGCGCGGAAAAAGTGAGCTGCTGGTGGCCCTTGCGGGGATGTTGAGAAATGAGTTTGGCTGGGATGTTGAACCACAGAATATTGCACTGACAAACGGCAGCCAGAGCGCATTTTTCTACTTGTTTAACCTGTTTGCCGGTCGTCAGGCAGACGGCACCTCGAAAAAGGTGCTGTTCCCGCTTGCGCCGGAATACATCGGTTATGCGGACTCCGGGCTGGAAGACGATCTTTTTGTCTCCGCGCGCCCGAACATCGAACTGCTGCCGGAAGGCCAGTTTAAGTATCACGTCGATTTCGAACACCTGCATATCGGCCCGGAAACCGGCATGATCTGCGTCTCGCGCCCGACCAACCCGACGGGTAACGTCATCACCGACGACGAGCTTATCAAGCTCGACGCGCTGGCGAACCAGCACAACATTCCGCTGGTGATCGATAACGCCTACGGCCTGCCGTTCCCTGGCATCATCTTCAGCGAGGCGCGCCCGCTGTGGAATCCGAACATTATCCTGTGCATGAGCCTGTCCAAGCTCGGGCTGCCAGGCAGCCGTTGCGGCATTATCATCGGCAACGAGAAAGTCATTTCCGCTATCAGCAATATGAACGGAATCATCAGCCTGGCGCCCGGCGGCATCGGGCCTGCGATGGCCTGCGAAATGATCAAACGCAACGACCTGCTGCGCCTGTCGCAGGATGTCATTAAGCCTTTTTATCAGCAGCGCGTGCAGGAGACGATCGCCACGATCCGCCGCTATCTCTCGCCGGAACGTTGCCTGATCCACAAGCCGGAAGGCGCCATTTTCCTGTGGCTGTGGTTTAAAGATTTGCCAATCACTACCGAACTGCTTTATCAGCGCCTGAAAAAACGCGGCGTGCTGATGGTGCCAGGCGATTTCTTCTTCCCGGGTCTCGATAAACCCTGGCCGCACACGCACCAGTGCATGCGCATGAACTATGTGCCGGAGCCGGAGAAAATCGAGGCGGGCGTGAAAATCCTGGCCGAAGAGATCGAGCGCGCCTGGCAGGAAGCGGGCCAGTAA
- the yicI gene encoding alpha-xylosidase, giving the protein MKISDGNWLIQPGLSLLHPIQVFDVEQRDGDMIVYAAPRDVRERAGQLDIPLFTLRFFSPQEGIVGVRIAHFQGVPDNGPHYPLNVLKNVPVTMCETESYAELKSGSLSVRVTKGENWALDFLRDGERITGSQAKNNGYVQDGNGAASMFERLDLGVGETVYGLGERFTALVKNGQTVETWNRDGGTSTEQAYKNIPFYLTNRGYGVLVNHPECVSFEVASEKVSKVQFSVAGEYLEYFVIDGPTPKAVLDRYTWLTGRPALPPAWSFGLWLTTSFTTNYDEETVNRFIDGMAARELPLHVFHFDCFWMKAFQWCDFEWDPATFPDPEGMLTRLKARGLKICVWINPYIGQKSPLFREGMEKGYLLKRPNGAVWQWDKWQPGQGIVDFTNPAACEWYAGHLKRLVKMGVDCFKTDFGERIPTDVVWHNGADPQKMHNHYAFLYNELVWNVLKETVGEEEAVLFARSASVGAQQFPVHWGGDCYANYESMAESLRGGLSIGLSGFGFWSHDIGGFENTAPAHVYKRWCAFGLLSSHSRLHGSKSYRVPWAYDDEACDVVRHFTQLKCRLMPYLYRQSALAHECGTPVMRAMMLEFPDDPACDYLDRQYMLGDAVLVAPVFSEAGDVAFYLPEGRWTHLWRNDELPGSRWHKQRHDVLSLPVYVRDNTLLALGNNDQKPDYAWHEGTAFQLFNLAEGRDARCEVPAADGKTAFTLRVTREGNRLTVEGDGNATGWTLCLRNVQQVASVQGGSGAGSEWGIVVTPERGAQALSITL; this is encoded by the coding sequence ATGAAAATCAGTGACGGAAACTGGCTGATACAGCCGGGTTTAAGCCTGCTGCATCCCATTCAGGTGTTTGATGTCGAGCAGCGCGACGGCGACATGATTGTCTATGCCGCGCCGCGTGACGTGCGCGAACGTGCCGGGCAGCTGGATATTCCGCTTTTTACGCTGCGCTTTTTCTCGCCGCAGGAGGGTATCGTTGGGGTGCGTATCGCGCATTTTCAGGGCGTGCCGGATAACGGCCCGCATTATCCGCTTAATGTGCTGAAAAACGTGCCGGTAACGATGTGCGAAACCGAGAGCTATGCCGAGCTGAAAAGCGGCAGTCTCAGCGTGCGGGTGACCAAAGGCGAAAACTGGGCACTCGATTTTCTGCGTGACGGCGAGCGTATTACCGGCAGCCAGGCGAAGAACAACGGCTATGTGCAGGATGGCAACGGCGCGGCATCTATGTTCGAGCGGCTGGATCTGGGTGTCGGCGAGACGGTGTACGGCCTCGGCGAGCGTTTTACCGCCCTGGTGAAGAACGGCCAGACGGTGGAGACCTGGAATCGCGACGGCGGCACGAGCACCGAGCAGGCGTACAAAAACATTCCGTTTTACCTGACCAACCGCGGTTATGGCGTGCTGGTAAATCACCCGGAGTGCGTCTCCTTCGAAGTGGCCTCTGAAAAAGTCTCGAAGGTGCAGTTCAGCGTGGCGGGCGAATACCTGGAGTATTTCGTCATCGACGGCCCGACGCCAAAAGCGGTGCTCGACCGTTATACCTGGCTGACGGGCCGTCCGGCGCTGCCGCCCGCCTGGTCGTTCGGGCTGTGGCTCACCACGTCGTTTACCACTAACTATGACGAAGAGACGGTCAATCGCTTTATCGACGGCATGGCGGCGCGTGAGCTGCCGCTGCATGTCTTTCACTTTGACTGCTTCTGGATGAAGGCGTTTCAGTGGTGTGATTTCGAATGGGACCCGGCGACCTTCCCGGACCCGGAAGGCATGCTAACGCGTCTCAAAGCCCGCGGCCTGAAAATCTGCGTCTGGATCAATCCGTATATCGGCCAGAAATCGCCGCTGTTCCGCGAAGGAATGGAAAAAGGCTATCTGCTGAAACGCCCGAACGGCGCGGTGTGGCAGTGGGATAAATGGCAGCCGGGGCAGGGCATCGTCGACTTCACCAACCCGGCGGCGTGTGAATGGTACGCGGGCCATCTGAAACGGCTGGTGAAGATGGGCGTCGACTGCTTTAAAACCGATTTTGGCGAGCGCATCCCGACTGACGTGGTGTGGCATAACGGCGCTGACCCGCAAAAAATGCACAACCATTACGCGTTCCTCTATAACGAACTGGTCTGGAACGTCCTTAAAGAGACCGTGGGCGAGGAAGAAGCGGTGCTGTTCGCCCGCTCGGCCTCGGTGGGCGCGCAGCAGTTCCCGGTGCACTGGGGCGGCGACTGCTACGCTAATTATGAATCAATGGCTGAAAGCCTGCGCGGCGGGCTGTCTATCGGGCTTTCCGGGTTCGGTTTCTGGAGCCATGATATCGGCGGCTTTGAAAACACCGCGCCGGCGCATGTCTATAAACGCTGGTGCGCGTTTGGGCTGCTCTCCAGCCACAGCCGCCTTCACGGCAGCAAATCGTACCGCGTGCCGTGGGCGTATGATGACGAAGCCTGCGACGTGGTGCGCCACTTCACGCAGCTGAAATGCCGTCTGATGCCTTATCTCTATCGTCAGTCGGCGTTAGCGCACGAATGCGGCACGCCGGTGATGCGTGCCATGATGCTGGAATTCCCCGATGACCCGGCCTGCGATTATCTCGACCGCCAGTATATGCTCGGCGACGCCGTGCTGGTCGCGCCGGTGTTCAGCGAGGCGGGCGACGTGGCGTTTTACTTACCCGAAGGGCGCTGGACGCACCTGTGGCGCAACGACGAGCTGCCCGGCAGCCGCTGGCATAAACAGCGGCACGACGTCCTGAGCCTGCCGGTCTATGTGCGCGACAACACGCTGCTGGCGCTCGGCAATAACGATCAGAAACCCGATTACGCCTGGCATGAGGGCACGGCGTTCCAGCTGTTTAACCTGGCGGAAGGCCGCGACGCGCGCTGCGAGGTGCCTGCCGCTGACGGCAAGACGGCGTTTACGCTGCGCGTGACGCGCGAGGGCAACCGCCTGACCGTCGAAGGGGACGGCAACGCGACAGGGTGGACGCTCTGCCTGCGCAACGTTCAGCAGGTGGCGAGCGTGCAGGGCGGCAGTGGCGCGGGCAGCGAATGGGGCATTGTGGTAACGCCTGAGCGCGGCGCGCAGGCGTTGAGCATTACGCTGTAA